The following proteins come from a genomic window of Phnomibacter ginsenosidimutans:
- a CDS encoding carboxymuconolactone decarboxylase family protein, giving the protein MSNLIQEFNDYRTRMNEVILSKDNLVIKRLWNLDTNTYAEGALSTKTKEMMGLVASMVLRCDDCIKYHLGKCHELGVNTAEMYEIFAVANIVGGTIVIPHTRRAAEYWEELQAQKTA; this is encoded by the coding sequence ATGAGTAATCTGATACAAGAATTCAACGACTACCGGACCCGCATGAACGAGGTGATTTTGAGCAAGGATAACCTGGTGATCAAACGCCTCTGGAACCTGGACACCAACACCTATGCCGAAGGTGCCCTCAGCACCAAAACCAAAGAAATGATGGGCCTCGTAGCCAGCATGGTGCTGCGCTGCGATGATTGCATTAAATACCACCTGGGCAAATGCCATGAGCTGGGTGTGAACACAGCAGAGATGTATGAAATATTTGCCGTGGCCAATATTGTGGGTGGCACCATAGTGATACCCCATACCCGCCGGGCAGCGGAGTATTGGGAAGAGCTGCAGGCTCAGAAGACTGCATAA
- a CDS encoding 2-oxoacid:ferredoxin oxidoreductase subunit beta: MSTDVATAPKLTAKDFATDQEVRWCPGCGDYSILAQVQRVMPDLGIPKENIAIISGIGCSSRFPYYMNTFGMHSIHGRATAIASGLKASRPELSVWIVSGDGDSMSIGGNHTIHLLRRNLDVNLMVFNNQIYGLTKGQYSPTSETNKITKSTPMGSIDHPFNPLALAMGADATFIARSMDRDPKHLQETLKRAHGHKGTSFVEIYQNCNIFNDGAFEIFTEKGTKADEVLFLEHGQPMIFGAEKNKGVRLNGFTPEVVTLGEGFTADDLWVHDEHDIFKAQILVRLFDDPRKPGHLPRPFGVFYQTDRPCYEDVMAMQLEEAVAKKGKGNLAKLLRGNETWEILG, translated from the coding sequence ATGAGTACAGATGTGGCAACAGCCCCCAAGCTTACCGCAAAAGATTTTGCAACCGACCAGGAAGTACGCTGGTGTCCCGGTTGCGGCGATTACAGCATATTGGCACAGGTACAGCGGGTGATGCCCGACCTGGGCATTCCGAAGGAAAACATTGCCATCATTAGCGGCATTGGTTGCAGCAGCCGTTTTCCGTATTACATGAACACGTTTGGCATGCACAGCATTCATGGCCGTGCTACTGCCATAGCGAGTGGCCTGAAAGCCAGCCGCCCCGAGCTGAGTGTGTGGATTGTGAGTGGCGATGGCGACAGCATGAGTATTGGTGGCAACCACACCATTCACCTGCTGCGCAGAAACCTCGACGTAAACCTGATGGTGTTCAACAACCAGATTTATGGTTTGACGAAGGGCCAATACTCACCTACATCTGAAACCAATAAGATTACGAAGAGTACGCCCATGGGCAGTATCGATCATCCGTTTAACCCACTGGCGCTGGCCATGGGTGCCGATGCGACGTTTATTGCCCGCAGTATGGACCGCGACCCGAAGCACCTGCAGGAAACACTGAAACGGGCTCATGGCCATAAGGGTACCAGCTTTGTAGAAATCTATCAGAACTGCAACATCTTCAACGATGGTGCTTTTGAAATATTTACAGAGAAAGGCACCAAGGCGGATGAAGTGCTGTTTTTGGAACACGGCCAGCCCATGATTTTTGGTGCAGAAAAAAATAAGGGTGTTCGCCTGAACGGCTTTACACCAGAAGTGGTAACACTGGGCGAAGGCTTTACTGCCGACGACCTGTGGGTACACGACGAGCACGATATTTTCAAAGCACAAATACTGGTGCGTTTGTTTGATGACCCCCGTAAACCGGGCCACCTGCCTCGTCCGTTTGGCGTGTTTTACCAAACCGACCGCCCCTGCTACGAAGACGTAATGGCCATGCAACTGGAAGAAGCCGTAGCCAAAAAAGGCAAAGGCAACCTGGCGAAGCTGCTCCGTGGCAATGAAACCTGGGAGATTTTGGGGTAG